The following coding sequences are from one Scomber japonicus isolate fScoJap1 chromosome 3, fScoJap1.pri, whole genome shotgun sequence window:
- the setd5 gene encoding histone-lysine N-methyltransferase SETD5 isoform X1, giving the protein MSIVIALGVTTPETSYSDMAAGSDPESVEASPAVNEKNYNNHSCGSAQSHGYRGLPYAMQQSSVVCCQDHNYGAPPPPTPPASPLSQTIIPRMDLNGVVRSSRYHDTAEDNSADSDSSSEEDGAVANWCHCSLTQDGLLIKCDNCRGLDRRKGAEGQHRKTENVSAGESSATESGDEEVSPSTISYTATQHTPTSIKLTVNRVKRSKSKKRKKSTEKARGTPKGKKVKAFREGSRKSMRMKNSTTEANVLDENTAEGWESRIRQWTDQYDEALANQYSADVLTLLQLHRAASTNVSKTEGDTATPPATTQIHASLDAMDTINRTELACNNTVLGSQMQLQLGRVTRVQKHRKILRAAKNLEPDTLIIEYRGKVMLKQQFEVNGHFFKKPYPFVLFYSKFNDVEMCVDARTFGNDARFIRRSCTPNAEVRHMIAEGMIHLCIYAVSQITKDAEVTIGFDYEFNSCINDSSPLSYQPTSNYKVDCACHKGNQNCPVQKHNLSPRESLLSPPSLPPPSPLVGAETRRRKARRRELEGCLSGDGSQTLDQHQEAKDLQGTSDAEERLLDEMKVEEGEEGEVDENGVAISSKRTFNSLERRRRRVGGADVKEEGVETEEGAGNPAGNTPAPHNTGVGVSTRRTTYVVEAPSIEEKTSLTNLPAPAAPPKPARPTKPRPKSRISRYRSSSSQRARRQRQALAQQAAAAAAAAAVAATPSSSEQGTALDEEGSQGPYGAELGHGESGQGPSHLLDGDGHGLSCINRGNLRYPKTKKYLVTEWLNDKIPGGEKVHQELPVERPLRITTDPTVLATTLNMLPGLSHSSLICTAPRHYVRFGSPFNPERRRPRPLQMDGTYGCFKKRWIKQVEDESYSASVEDGTESTSSQQSTSSRSTPNPLSSDLNAPFKKRRAKYMLEMTPAPSDHLLRPLSPITPPLPEDPLHPLLHNPCGSLLPNGLVYSPMPSLPASRCNTPLQFENISSPEASPVHRPESISPEPCLQTDFDVPRPQFPDLSLPSSLESPVAVTSDDFSLPGVPSSHDSQGPSSVGASSLNPGATPSDLTPQNREQAFRTEFNLIYTCSPLNANLGNPMATDRRLSQSEGGFSPAESFHSSISGQGLLGDMGPGSMSPYGEPHYGGGYPDSGTPPHTSNPPQKKKVSLLEYRKRKQGSGRDPEPAGAGGSSSSSSLGGTPTRPLSHYNQESSHHLHPHSHPHHPQMQPPASPHSSFSSTAQTPSIPQIEEVSPPDHQGSAVQSRRPESNNQWMVPTSVERLREGQGVLERVLRSIKMERTYKRSDGSTEKESDAERYEMQTVSMASPMKSPHRYSPSVYPHQSSESHRQTDSPSFIQQTSNSPFRGSYSPSSGQNFYPRLPSSHPGLSQDHPPSSFPIHTPAPTSSSDSRSPAAAAAGSLHQQSGSSNVDVSHGYGSSSSSHLKASLLNSGGLAGTPTQGPRAHPGQTKTDSSTQANRGSQQQASRSLKSGSPGQAALQASSRLLSASAPTHYPQRGTSLSQFQHSPLQGPGVRTQSGSF; this is encoded by the exons CCCTGAGTCAGTTGAAGCAAGCCCCGCCGTGAATGAGAAAAACTACAACAACCACAGCTGTGGGAGCGCACAGAGTCATGGGTATCGGGGACTACCATATGCT ATGCAACAGTCTTCCGTTGTGTGTTGTCAGGATCACAACTATGGCGCGCCCCCTCCCCCTACCCCACCCGCCTCCCCGCTCTCCCAAACCATCATTCCCCGCATGGACCTCAACGGCGTGGTACGCAGCTCCCGCTATCACGACACCGCCGAGGACAACTCCGCCGACAGCGACAGCTCCTCAGAGGAGGACGGGGCCGTGGCCAACTGGTGTCACTGCAGCCTGACGCAGGATGGCCTGCTCATCAAATGTGACAACTGCAg GGGActggacaggaggaaaggagcaGAAGGCCAACACAGGAAAACGGAAAATGTCTCAG CTGGAGAGAGCAGCGCCACAGAGAGCGGGGATGAAGAGGTGTCACCCTCCACCATCTCCTACACCGCCACCCAGCACACGCCCACCAGCATCAAACTCACAGTCAACCGGGTCAAAAGAAGCAAAtccaaaaagaggaaaaagagcaCGGAGAAGGCTCGCGGAACGCCGAAGGGCAAGAAAGTCAAG gCGTTCAGAGAGGGTTCTAGGAAATCTATGAGGATGAAG AACTCGACCACAGAGGCCAACGTGCTGGACGAGAACACGGCAGAGGGATGGGAGAGCAGGATCCGCCAGTGGACGGACCAGTACGACGAGGCTCTGGCCAACCAGTACAGCGCCGACGTCCTGACGCTGCTCCAGCTCCACCGAGCCGCCAGCACCAACGTCTCCAAGACGGAGGGAGACACGGCGACGCCTCCCGCCACCACGCAGATCCACGCATCGCTCGACGCCATGGATACCATCAACCGCACCGAGCTGGCCTGTAACAACACGGTGCTGGGCTCACAGATGCAG ctgcagtTGGGCCGGGTCACACGGgtgcagaaacacagaaagatCCTCCGAGCCGCCAAGAACCTGGAACCAGACACTCTCATCATAGAATATCGGGGGAAGGTGATGCTCAAGCAACAGTTTGAGGTCAACGGGCACTTCTTCAAAAA ACCCTACCCTTTCGTGCTGTTCTACTCAAAGTTTAACGATGTAGAGATGTGTGTCGATGCTCGGACTTTTGGAAACGATGCCCGCTTCATTAGGAGGTCCTGCACACCCAATGCTGAG GTTCGGCATATGATAGCTGAAGGCATGATCCACCTCTGTATCTACGCTGTCAGTCAAATCACAAAGGACGCTGAGGTCACCATTGGATTTGACTACGAGTTCAATAGCTG TATAAAcgattcctctcctctctcatatCAACCCACCAGTAATTACAAAGTGGACTGTGCCTGCCATAAGGGCAACCAGAACTGCCCTGTGCAGAAACACAACCTGAGCCCCAGGGAGAGCTTGCTGAGCCCCCCCTCCCTGCCACCCCCCTCGCCCCTTGTCGGAGCCGAGACCCGACGGCGGAAGGCCCGCAGGAGAGAGCTGGAGGGCTGCCTGAGCGGGGACGGCAGCCAGACCCTCGACCAGCACCAGGAGGCCAAAGACCTGCAAGGGACCAGTgatgcagag GAGAGACTGCTGGATGAGATGAAGgtggaagagggagaagaaggagaggtgGATGAAAATGGGGTTGCCATCTCCAGTAAAAGA ACATTTAATAGTCTGGAAAGGAGGCGGAGGAGAGTGGGAGGAGCAGATGTAAAGGAGGAGGGTGTGGAAACTGAGGAGGGGGCAGGAAACCCCGCAGGAAACACCCCAGCACCCCACAACACAGGAGTCGGGGTCAGCACGCGGCGCACCACCTACGTCGTG gaGGCTCCATCTATCGAAGAGAAGACCTCACTAACCAACCTGCCTGCCCCAGCCGCTCCGCCTAAACCCGCGCGACCCACCAAGCCCCGGCCCAAAAGTCGAATCTCTCGCTACCGCTCCAGCTCCTCCCAGCGCGCCCGGCGGCAGCGTCAAGCCCTTGCTCAGCAGGCAGCAGCTGCAGCGGCCGCCGCAGCAGTGGCAGCCACGCCATCATCCTCCGAGCAAGGCACCGCTCTGGACGAGGAGGGATCTCAGGGCCCCTACGGTGCTGAGCTAGGTCACGGGGAGAGCGGGCAGGGACCCAGTCATCTCCTAGATGGAGACGGTCACGGTCTAAGCTGCATCAACAGAGGCAACCTGCGTTACCCCAAAACCAAGAAG TACCTGGTGACAGAGTGGTTAAACGACAAGATACCCGGAGGGGAGAAGGTCCACCAAGAGTTGCCTGTGGAGCGGCCGCTGCGGATAACCACTGACCCCACGGTGCTGGCCACCACCCTCAACATGCTGCCAGGCCTCTCCCACTCATCGCTCATCTGCACCGCACCCAGACACTACGTCCGCTTCGGCTCCCCGTTCAACCCCGAGAGACGCCGACCCCGCCCGCTCCAAATGGACGGCACTTACGGCTGCTTCAAAAAG AGGTGGATCAAGCAGGTAGAGGATGAAAGCTACTCAGCCAGTGTGGAGGACGGCACAGAGTCCACCTCCTCCCAGCAAAGTACCAGCAGCAGATCCACCCCCAACCCACTGTCCAGCG ATCTGAATGCACCGTTCAAGAAGCGCCGCGCCAAGTACATGCTGGAGATGACACCAGCACCTTCAGACCACCTGCTTCGCCCGTTGTCACCCATCACGCCGCCCCTCCCAGAGGACCCCCTCCACCCGCTGCTCCACAACCCCTGCGGCTCGCTGCTGCCCAACGGCCTGGTGTACTCGCCCATGCCCTCGCTGCCCGCCAGCCGCTGCAACACGCCGCTGCAATTTGAA AACATATCTTCCCCTGAGGCGTCTCCTGTTCACCGGCCAGAGTCCATCTCTCCTGAG CCGTGTCTCCAGACAGACTTTGACGTCCCTCGTCCCCAGTTCCCAGACCTGTCGCTCCCCTCCAGCTTGGAGAGCCCCGTGGCCGTCACCTCTGATGACTTCTCCCTTCCCGGAGTCCCCTCAAGCCACGATTCCCAGGGCCCCTCATCCGTAGGGGCCAGCTCCTTAAACCCAGGCGCCACCCCCTCAGACCTAACCCCCCAAAACAGGGAGCAGGCCTTCAGGACAGAGTTCAACCTCATATACACCTGCTCACCTCTCAACGCCAACCTGGGGAACCCCATGGCAACCGACCGCCGCCTCTCCCAATCGGAGGGAGGCTTCTCCCCGGCGGAGTCCTTCCACAGTTCCATAAGCGGCCAGGGCCTGCTGGGGGACATGGGCCCCGGCTCCATGTCGCCCTACGGTGAGCCTCATTACGGTGGAGGCTACCCAGATAGTGGAACACCTCCTCACACCAGCAACCcaccacaaaaaaagaag GTGTCATTGCTGGAGtacaggaagaggaagcaggGCAGCGGGCGCGACCCAGAGCCTGCAGGCGctggcggcagcagcagcagctcgtcCCTGGGCGGCACTCCCACTCGACCCCTCTCCCACTACAACCAGGAATCCTCCCATCACCTCCATCCCCAttcccacccccaccacccccagATGCAGCCGCCAGCCTCCCCGCACAGCTCCTTCTCTTCTACGGCGCAGACCCCCTCCATACCACAGATAGAGGAGGTCAGTCCTCCAGACCACCAGGGTTCAGCGGTGCAGTCCAGACGCCCAGAGAGCAACAACcagtg GATGGTTCCCACCAGTGTGGAACGTCTAAGGGAAGGTCAGGGGGTTCTGGAGCGGGTGCTCAGAAGCATCAAGATGGAGCGAACATACAAGAGGAGTGACGGCTCTACAGAGAAAGAATCTG ATGCAGAGCGGTATGAGATGCAGACTGTGTCCATGGCTTCTCCTATGAAGAGTCCACACAGATACAGTCCATCTGTGTACCCACACCAG tcatcAGAAAGTCACCGGCAGACCGACAGCCCATCATTCATCCAGCAGACCTCCAACTCTCCATTCCGGGGTTCCTACAGTCCCTCATCAGGCCAGAACTTCTACCCGCgcctcccctcctcccacccGGGCCTGTCCCAGGACcaccctccatcctccttccccATTCACACCCCCGCCCCCACCTCCTCGTCAGACTCCAGGtcgccagcagcagcagcggcgggcTCTCTACACCAGCAGAGTGGCAGCAGTAACGTGGACGTAAGCCACGGctacggcagcagcagcagcagccacttAAAAGCCAGCCTTTTGAACAGCGGCGGCCTGGCGGGGACTCCCACCCAGGGACCCAGGGCCCACCCAGGCCAGACTAAAACAGACTCGAGCACCCAGGCCAACAGAGGGAGCCAGCAGCAGGCTTCTCGCAGCCTGAAGTCTGGCAGCCCGGGCCAGGCGGCGCTGCAGGCCAGCTCCAGGCTGCTGTCGGCCTCTGCTCCAACTCACTATCCACAGAGAGGGACAAGCCTCAGTCAGTTCCAGCACTCCCCTCTGCAGGGGCCGGGAGTAAGGACACAGTCAGGAAGCTTTTAG
- the setd5 gene encoding histone-lysine N-methyltransferase SETD5 isoform X3 yields the protein MSIVIALGVTTPETSYSDMAAGSDPESVEASPAVNEKNYNNHSCGSAQSHGYRGLPYAMQQSSVVCCQDHNYGAPPPPTPPASPLSQTIIPRMDLNGVVRSSRYHDTAEDNSADSDSSSEEDGAVANWCHCSLTQDGLLIKCDNCRGLDRRKGAEGQHRKTENVSAGESSATESGDEEVSPSTISYTATQHTPTSIKLTVNRVKRSKSKKRKKSTEKARGTPKGKKVKAFREGSRKSMRMKNSTTEANVLDENTAEGWESRIRQWTDQYDEALANQYSADVLTLLQLHRAASTNVSKTEGDTATPPATTQIHASLDAMDTINRTELACNNTVLGSQMQLQLGRVTRVQKHRKILRAAKNLEPDTLIIEYRGKVMLKQQFEVNGHFFKKPYPFVLFYSKFNDVEMCVDARTFGNDARFIRRSCTPNAEVRHMIAEGMIHLCIYAVSQITKDAEVTIGFDYEFNSCNYKVDCACHKGNQNCPVQKHNLSPRESLLSPPSLPPPSPLVGAETRRRKARRRELEGCLSGDGSQTLDQHQEAKDLQGTSDAEERLLDEMKVEEGEEGEVDENGVAISSKRTFNSLERRRRRVGGADVKEEGVETEEGAGNPAGNTPAPHNTGVGVSTRRTTYVVEAPSIEEKTSLTNLPAPAAPPKPARPTKPRPKSRISRYRSSSSQRARRQRQALAQQAAAAAAAAAVAATPSSSEQGTALDEEGSQGPYGAELGHGESGQGPSHLLDGDGHGLSCINRGNLRYPKTKKYLVTEWLNDKIPGGEKVHQELPVERPLRITTDPTVLATTLNMLPGLSHSSLICTAPRHYVRFGSPFNPERRRPRPLQMDGTYGCFKKRWIKQVEDESYSASVEDGTESTSSQQSTSSRSTPNPLSSDLNAPFKKRRAKYMLEMTPAPSDHLLRPLSPITPPLPEDPLHPLLHNPCGSLLPNGLVYSPMPSLPASRCNTPLQFENISSPEASPVHRPESISPEPCLQTDFDVPRPQFPDLSLPSSLESPVAVTSDDFSLPGVPSSHDSQGPSSVGASSLNPGATPSDLTPQNREQAFRTEFNLIYTCSPLNANLGNPMATDRRLSQSEGGFSPAESFHSSISGQGLLGDMGPGSMSPYGEPHYGGGYPDSGTPPHTSNPPQKKKVSLLEYRKRKQGSGRDPEPAGAGGSSSSSSLGGTPTRPLSHYNQESSHHLHPHSHPHHPQMQPPASPHSSFSSTAQTPSIPQIEEVSPPDHQGSAVQSRRPESNNQWMVPTSVERLREGQGVLERVLRSIKMERTYKRSDGSTEKESDAERYEMQTVSMASPMKSPHRYSPSVYPHQSSESHRQTDSPSFIQQTSNSPFRGSYSPSSGQNFYPRLPSSHPGLSQDHPPSSFPIHTPAPTSSSDSRSPAAAAAGSLHQQSGSSNVDVSHGYGSSSSSHLKASLLNSGGLAGTPTQGPRAHPGQTKTDSSTQANRGSQQQASRSLKSGSPGQAALQASSRLLSASAPTHYPQRGTSLSQFQHSPLQGPGVRTQSGSF from the exons CCCTGAGTCAGTTGAAGCAAGCCCCGCCGTGAATGAGAAAAACTACAACAACCACAGCTGTGGGAGCGCACAGAGTCATGGGTATCGGGGACTACCATATGCT ATGCAACAGTCTTCCGTTGTGTGTTGTCAGGATCACAACTATGGCGCGCCCCCTCCCCCTACCCCACCCGCCTCCCCGCTCTCCCAAACCATCATTCCCCGCATGGACCTCAACGGCGTGGTACGCAGCTCCCGCTATCACGACACCGCCGAGGACAACTCCGCCGACAGCGACAGCTCCTCAGAGGAGGACGGGGCCGTGGCCAACTGGTGTCACTGCAGCCTGACGCAGGATGGCCTGCTCATCAAATGTGACAACTGCAg GGGActggacaggaggaaaggagcaGAAGGCCAACACAGGAAAACGGAAAATGTCTCAG CTGGAGAGAGCAGCGCCACAGAGAGCGGGGATGAAGAGGTGTCACCCTCCACCATCTCCTACACCGCCACCCAGCACACGCCCACCAGCATCAAACTCACAGTCAACCGGGTCAAAAGAAGCAAAtccaaaaagaggaaaaagagcaCGGAGAAGGCTCGCGGAACGCCGAAGGGCAAGAAAGTCAAG gCGTTCAGAGAGGGTTCTAGGAAATCTATGAGGATGAAG AACTCGACCACAGAGGCCAACGTGCTGGACGAGAACACGGCAGAGGGATGGGAGAGCAGGATCCGCCAGTGGACGGACCAGTACGACGAGGCTCTGGCCAACCAGTACAGCGCCGACGTCCTGACGCTGCTCCAGCTCCACCGAGCCGCCAGCACCAACGTCTCCAAGACGGAGGGAGACACGGCGACGCCTCCCGCCACCACGCAGATCCACGCATCGCTCGACGCCATGGATACCATCAACCGCACCGAGCTGGCCTGTAACAACACGGTGCTGGGCTCACAGATGCAG ctgcagtTGGGCCGGGTCACACGGgtgcagaaacacagaaagatCCTCCGAGCCGCCAAGAACCTGGAACCAGACACTCTCATCATAGAATATCGGGGGAAGGTGATGCTCAAGCAACAGTTTGAGGTCAACGGGCACTTCTTCAAAAA ACCCTACCCTTTCGTGCTGTTCTACTCAAAGTTTAACGATGTAGAGATGTGTGTCGATGCTCGGACTTTTGGAAACGATGCCCGCTTCATTAGGAGGTCCTGCACACCCAATGCTGAG GTTCGGCATATGATAGCTGAAGGCATGATCCACCTCTGTATCTACGCTGTCAGTCAAATCACAAAGGACGCTGAGGTCACCATTGGATTTGACTACGAGTTCAATAGCTG TAATTACAAAGTGGACTGTGCCTGCCATAAGGGCAACCAGAACTGCCCTGTGCAGAAACACAACCTGAGCCCCAGGGAGAGCTTGCTGAGCCCCCCCTCCCTGCCACCCCCCTCGCCCCTTGTCGGAGCCGAGACCCGACGGCGGAAGGCCCGCAGGAGAGAGCTGGAGGGCTGCCTGAGCGGGGACGGCAGCCAGACCCTCGACCAGCACCAGGAGGCCAAAGACCTGCAAGGGACCAGTgatgcagag GAGAGACTGCTGGATGAGATGAAGgtggaagagggagaagaaggagaggtgGATGAAAATGGGGTTGCCATCTCCAGTAAAAGA ACATTTAATAGTCTGGAAAGGAGGCGGAGGAGAGTGGGAGGAGCAGATGTAAAGGAGGAGGGTGTGGAAACTGAGGAGGGGGCAGGAAACCCCGCAGGAAACACCCCAGCACCCCACAACACAGGAGTCGGGGTCAGCACGCGGCGCACCACCTACGTCGTG gaGGCTCCATCTATCGAAGAGAAGACCTCACTAACCAACCTGCCTGCCCCAGCCGCTCCGCCTAAACCCGCGCGACCCACCAAGCCCCGGCCCAAAAGTCGAATCTCTCGCTACCGCTCCAGCTCCTCCCAGCGCGCCCGGCGGCAGCGTCAAGCCCTTGCTCAGCAGGCAGCAGCTGCAGCGGCCGCCGCAGCAGTGGCAGCCACGCCATCATCCTCCGAGCAAGGCACCGCTCTGGACGAGGAGGGATCTCAGGGCCCCTACGGTGCTGAGCTAGGTCACGGGGAGAGCGGGCAGGGACCCAGTCATCTCCTAGATGGAGACGGTCACGGTCTAAGCTGCATCAACAGAGGCAACCTGCGTTACCCCAAAACCAAGAAG TACCTGGTGACAGAGTGGTTAAACGACAAGATACCCGGAGGGGAGAAGGTCCACCAAGAGTTGCCTGTGGAGCGGCCGCTGCGGATAACCACTGACCCCACGGTGCTGGCCACCACCCTCAACATGCTGCCAGGCCTCTCCCACTCATCGCTCATCTGCACCGCACCCAGACACTACGTCCGCTTCGGCTCCCCGTTCAACCCCGAGAGACGCCGACCCCGCCCGCTCCAAATGGACGGCACTTACGGCTGCTTCAAAAAG AGGTGGATCAAGCAGGTAGAGGATGAAAGCTACTCAGCCAGTGTGGAGGACGGCACAGAGTCCACCTCCTCCCAGCAAAGTACCAGCAGCAGATCCACCCCCAACCCACTGTCCAGCG ATCTGAATGCACCGTTCAAGAAGCGCCGCGCCAAGTACATGCTGGAGATGACACCAGCACCTTCAGACCACCTGCTTCGCCCGTTGTCACCCATCACGCCGCCCCTCCCAGAGGACCCCCTCCACCCGCTGCTCCACAACCCCTGCGGCTCGCTGCTGCCCAACGGCCTGGTGTACTCGCCCATGCCCTCGCTGCCCGCCAGCCGCTGCAACACGCCGCTGCAATTTGAA AACATATCTTCCCCTGAGGCGTCTCCTGTTCACCGGCCAGAGTCCATCTCTCCTGAG CCGTGTCTCCAGACAGACTTTGACGTCCCTCGTCCCCAGTTCCCAGACCTGTCGCTCCCCTCCAGCTTGGAGAGCCCCGTGGCCGTCACCTCTGATGACTTCTCCCTTCCCGGAGTCCCCTCAAGCCACGATTCCCAGGGCCCCTCATCCGTAGGGGCCAGCTCCTTAAACCCAGGCGCCACCCCCTCAGACCTAACCCCCCAAAACAGGGAGCAGGCCTTCAGGACAGAGTTCAACCTCATATACACCTGCTCACCTCTCAACGCCAACCTGGGGAACCCCATGGCAACCGACCGCCGCCTCTCCCAATCGGAGGGAGGCTTCTCCCCGGCGGAGTCCTTCCACAGTTCCATAAGCGGCCAGGGCCTGCTGGGGGACATGGGCCCCGGCTCCATGTCGCCCTACGGTGAGCCTCATTACGGTGGAGGCTACCCAGATAGTGGAACACCTCCTCACACCAGCAACCcaccacaaaaaaagaag GTGTCATTGCTGGAGtacaggaagaggaagcaggGCAGCGGGCGCGACCCAGAGCCTGCAGGCGctggcggcagcagcagcagctcgtcCCTGGGCGGCACTCCCACTCGACCCCTCTCCCACTACAACCAGGAATCCTCCCATCACCTCCATCCCCAttcccacccccaccacccccagATGCAGCCGCCAGCCTCCCCGCACAGCTCCTTCTCTTCTACGGCGCAGACCCCCTCCATACCACAGATAGAGGAGGTCAGTCCTCCAGACCACCAGGGTTCAGCGGTGCAGTCCAGACGCCCAGAGAGCAACAACcagtg GATGGTTCCCACCAGTGTGGAACGTCTAAGGGAAGGTCAGGGGGTTCTGGAGCGGGTGCTCAGAAGCATCAAGATGGAGCGAACATACAAGAGGAGTGACGGCTCTACAGAGAAAGAATCTG ATGCAGAGCGGTATGAGATGCAGACTGTGTCCATGGCTTCTCCTATGAAGAGTCCACACAGATACAGTCCATCTGTGTACCCACACCAG tcatcAGAAAGTCACCGGCAGACCGACAGCCCATCATTCATCCAGCAGACCTCCAACTCTCCATTCCGGGGTTCCTACAGTCCCTCATCAGGCCAGAACTTCTACCCGCgcctcccctcctcccacccGGGCCTGTCCCAGGACcaccctccatcctccttccccATTCACACCCCCGCCCCCACCTCCTCGTCAGACTCCAGGtcgccagcagcagcagcggcgggcTCTCTACACCAGCAGAGTGGCAGCAGTAACGTGGACGTAAGCCACGGctacggcagcagcagcagcagccacttAAAAGCCAGCCTTTTGAACAGCGGCGGCCTGGCGGGGACTCCCACCCAGGGACCCAGGGCCCACCCAGGCCAGACTAAAACAGACTCGAGCACCCAGGCCAACAGAGGGAGCCAGCAGCAGGCTTCTCGCAGCCTGAAGTCTGGCAGCCCGGGCCAGGCGGCGCTGCAGGCCAGCTCCAGGCTGCTGTCGGCCTCTGCTCCAACTCACTATCCACAGAGAGGGACAAGCCTCAGTCAGTTCCAGCACTCCCCTCTGCAGGGGCCGGGAGTAAGGACACAGTCAGGAAGCTTTTAG